The following coding sequences are from one Nonlabens arenilitoris window:
- a CDS encoding tetratricopeptide repeat protein: MKKIVLTLLLAATSFIEVNAQQSKIFTDDLRTYNQAIDLYQEQQYIAAQRLFEKVKNQVEDDAIQGNAAYYIANCAVRLNQRNADALMESFVEEYPTSTKRNTAFIDVADFYFDNGKYNQAAKWYEKVDESTLSRKQKSRYYFNTGYTLVQSKKYEEAKPYLNRVSDDPEYGSQAKYYLGYIAYEGDDYQEASDLFDEAGESPDEDEKLSYYQADLNYKLGNFDKAITLANEQLSRSTPQEQSELNRIIGQSLFNQGKYDQALPYLQEYKGVRGRLNNNDYYQLGYAYYKQGDFEKAVETFNKIVDGENKTAQNAYYHLAQSYIKLNKSEDALTAFKKASEMDFDAQIQQDASYNYAKISYEYGNPYDSVPAVILAYLEKYPNTDKNAEMNEFLIDSYFSSKNYTEALRLMEDGRIAGNEDVYGKVALYEGLSQFKSGDYKKSIENLNKTIQYAQSADLKKKATFWKAESYYELNDFPAALTAFNAVKKMNNSIEEDDLLNYDLAYTQFKLKNYTNAINTFTAYTKQSGINNEPARLNDAYLRIGDANFVSKQYWPAMEAYNKSISMNGFNADYAAFQKAISYGFVGKNDRKIEDLNGFLNKFNKSAYRDDVLYELGNTYINTNNVDKGIQTYDRLINEFPQSSYTSQAMMRKGLQLYNDSKLDDALVVFKDVVARYPGTPQANEAVSSARLIYVDQNRTNDYAAWVRTLDFVDVSDSELDDTAYESAEQPYLQNDMSGTTRSMRKYLAEYPNGKHTLQAHFYLAQALFSQDKKQESIASYEYVINKERSEFTEQALARLSEIYLGDKAYAKAIPVLTQLEQLADFPQNVIYAQSNLMKAYYEQENYNQSVSYANKVLSDLTISDNVRSDANVIIARSSWKTGNEAAAKTAYEAVRLNASGTLAAEATYFKAYFEHKASNYDAAIATVQSLTKNYAGYKLWTSKGLVIMGKCYNAQGQTLNATTILEYVVGNFAQYPEVVASAQAELDAIKTNAAKTNSSVVPAGN; this comes from the coding sequence ATGAAAAAAATCGTGCTTACTCTGTTGCTGGCTGCTACTTCTTTTATAGAGGTTAACGCACAACAGTCCAAAATATTTACAGATGACCTGCGCACTTATAATCAGGCGATTGATTTATATCAAGAGCAGCAATACATTGCAGCGCAACGTTTATTTGAAAAAGTAAAAAATCAGGTAGAAGATGATGCCATTCAAGGTAATGCGGCATATTACATCGCAAATTGTGCCGTGCGTTTGAACCAGCGCAATGCAGACGCGCTTATGGAATCTTTCGTTGAAGAGTATCCTACTTCTACAAAACGCAATACGGCTTTTATTGATGTGGCAGATTTCTATTTTGATAATGGTAAATACAACCAGGCGGCAAAATGGTATGAAAAGGTTGATGAGAGCACGCTTTCGCGAAAGCAAAAAAGCAGATACTATTTCAATACTGGATATACTCTTGTGCAAAGCAAAAAGTATGAAGAGGCAAAACCTTATCTAAATCGAGTAAGTGATGATCCAGAATATGGATCGCAGGCAAAATATTATCTAGGGTACATCGCTTATGAAGGAGACGATTATCAAGAAGCTAGCGATTTATTTGATGAAGCTGGAGAATCACCTGATGAGGATGAAAAGCTTTCTTACTATCAGGCAGATTTAAATTATAAGTTAGGGAATTTTGATAAAGCTATTACTCTTGCAAATGAGCAACTATCTCGCTCTACACCACAAGAACAGTCTGAATTAAATAGAATCATAGGACAAAGTCTTTTTAATCAAGGTAAATATGATCAAGCACTACCTTATTTACAAGAATATAAAGGTGTGCGCGGCAGGTTGAATAATAATGATTACTATCAGTTAGGATATGCTTATTACAAACAAGGCGATTTTGAAAAGGCTGTAGAGACTTTTAATAAAATCGTAGATGGTGAGAATAAAACGGCACAAAATGCATACTACCATCTAGCGCAGAGCTATATTAAACTTAATAAAAGCGAAGATGCATTGACTGCTTTTAAGAAAGCGAGTGAGATGGATTTTGACGCTCAGATCCAGCAAGATGCTAGTTACAACTATGCTAAGATCAGTTATGAATACGGCAATCCATATGATAGTGTGCCTGCTGTAATACTGGCTTATCTAGAAAAATATCCAAACACTGATAAAAATGCAGAGATGAATGAATTCTTAATAGATTCATATTTCTCTTCAAAAAACTATACTGAGGCATTGCGTCTTATGGAAGATGGACGTATTGCTGGCAATGAAGATGTGTATGGTAAAGTGGCGCTTTATGAAGGTTTGAGTCAATTTAAATCAGGAGATTATAAAAAATCTATAGAGAACCTTAATAAAACCATTCAATATGCGCAGTCTGCAGATTTAAAAAAGAAAGCAACTTTTTGGAAGGCAGAAAGTTATTATGAACTCAATGATTTTCCGGCAGCACTTACTGCTTTTAATGCTGTAAAGAAAATGAATAATAGTATTGAAGAAGATGATTTATTGAACTATGACCTAGCTTATACACAGTTTAAACTTAAAAATTACACTAATGCCATCAATACATTCACCGCTTATACAAAGCAATCTGGTATTAATAATGAGCCAGCTAGATTGAATGATGCTTACCTGCGAATAGGTGATGCAAACTTTGTAAGTAAGCAATACTGGCCAGCAATGGAGGCTTATAATAAATCCATTTCAATGAATGGTTTTAATGCAGATTATGCGGCATTTCAAAAGGCTATTTCATATGGTTTTGTAGGTAAGAATGATCGTAAGATTGAAGACCTTAACGGGTTTTTAAATAAATTCAATAAATCTGCTTATCGCGATGACGTGTTGTATGAATTAGGTAATACATACATTAATACAAATAATGTTGATAAAGGTATACAGACCTATGACCGATTAATTAATGAATTTCCACAAAGTAGTTACACCTCGCAAGCGATGATGCGTAAAGGGTTACAGCTTTATAACGATTCAAAACTAGATGATGCATTAGTAGTGTTTAAAGATGTTGTAGCAAGATATCCAGGCACGCCACAAGCAAATGAAGCTGTAAGTAGTGCACGATTGATTTATGTGGATCAAAACCGTACTAATGACTATGCCGCATGGGTGCGCACACTGGACTTTGTAGATGTGAGCGATTCTGAGTTGGATGATACGGCTTATGAAAGTGCAGAGCAGCCTTATCTACAAAATGATATGTCTGGAACAACACGTTCTATGAGAAAATATCTAGCAGAATATCCTAATGGTAAACACACATTACAAGCACACTTTTATCTAGCACAAGCATTGTTTTCTCAAGATAAAAAACAAGAGTCTATCGCTAGTTATGAATATGTGATTAATAAAGAACGCAGTGAGTTTACAGAACAAGCTTTGGCACGTTTAAGTGAGATTTACTTGGGCGATAAAGCTTATGCAAAAGCGATTCCAGTGCTCACTCAATTAGAACAACTAGCAGATTTTCCTCAAAATGTGATTTATGCACAGTCTAACCTGATGAAAGCATATTATGAGCAAGAAAATTATAACCAGTCTGTGAGTTATGCAAATAAGGTGTTGTCAGACCTTACTATAAGTGATAATGTAAGATCAGATGCAAACGTGATTATTGCTCGCTCAAGTTGGAAAACAGGAAACGAAGCTGCTGCAAAAACAGCTTATGAAGCGGTAAGATTGAATGCAAGTGGTACACTAGCGGCAGAGGCTACTTACTTTAAAGCTTATTTTGAACATAAAGCAAGTAATTATGACGCTGCCATCGCTACTGTGCAAAGTCTTACTAAAAACTATGCTGGTTATAAATTATGGACTTCAAAAGGTTTAGTAATTATGGGTAAATGTTATAACGCACAAGGGCAAACATTAAATGCAACTACTATACTAGAATATGTCGTTGGTAATTTTGCTCAATACCCAGAAGTAGTCGCTAGCGCTCAAGCAGAATTAGACGCTATAAAAACTAACGCTGCCAAAACAAATTCATCAGTAGTTCCTGCAGGAAATTAA
- a CDS encoding amidohydrolase gives MKKIYLLALSIILISCNKEQQATADLIITNAKIYTVDNDFSVATAMAVKDGKILATGTNAEVQVYSATQTIDAQGKAIVPGLIDGHCHFYGLGQQLQRVDLVGTKSYDEVLERISSFQKEKNKSFIIGRGWDQNDWEIQEFPSNQELNEMFPNTPVAITRIDGHAMIANQAALDAAGITITTDASGGAIEIKNGELTGILVDNPMELVEAVFPKETTQESIASLMAAQDINLSYGLTTVDDAGLFKETIELIDSLQQAGDLKVKMYAMISNTPENLDYYLNKGIIKTDRLNVRSVKFYADGALGSRGAAMKEPYSDRHDHYGALLSPIETIKETAARIAATEYQMNTHAIGDSANYVVLKTYQELLKDKTDRRWRIEHAQIVDSADFNLFDEQNILPSVQPTHATSDMYWAQDRVGADRIKGAYAYQTLLKQSKRIALGTDYPVEQVNPFLTFYAAVARQDTSGYPEGGFLPEQALSREDALRGMTIWAAYFNFEETEKGSLEPGKAADFVILNDNIMEIPVTQLHQATVKSTFINGEQVYESK, from the coding sequence ATGAAAAAAATTTACCTACTCGCGCTATCTATTATTTTAATTTCTTGTAATAAGGAGCAACAAGCAACTGCTGACTTAATTATTACCAATGCAAAAATTTATACCGTAGATAATGACTTCTCTGTGGCAACAGCAATGGCTGTAAAAGATGGTAAAATACTCGCTACAGGAACTAATGCTGAGGTGCAAGTTTATAGCGCAACACAAACCATAGATGCACAAGGAAAAGCCATCGTTCCAGGATTAATCGATGGACATTGTCATTTCTATGGATTAGGACAACAGTTACAACGCGTAGATCTAGTAGGAACTAAAAGCTATGATGAGGTCCTAGAAAGAATCTCTAGTTTCCAAAAAGAGAAAAATAAATCTTTTATCATAGGTCGTGGTTGGGATCAAAACGACTGGGAAATTCAAGAATTCCCTTCAAATCAAGAGCTTAATGAAATGTTTCCTAACACACCAGTCGCCATTACTCGTATAGATGGTCACGCCATGATTGCAAATCAAGCAGCACTAGACGCAGCCGGAATAACCATAACTACAGACGCATCTGGCGGAGCTATTGAAATTAAAAATGGCGAACTCACAGGGATTTTAGTTGATAACCCTATGGAATTAGTAGAGGCTGTTTTTCCTAAAGAAACAACTCAAGAATCTATCGCATCGTTAATGGCGGCACAAGACATTAATTTGAGCTATGGATTAACCACCGTTGATGATGCGGGATTATTTAAAGAAACGATTGAATTAATAGATAGTTTGCAACAAGCTGGTGATTTAAAAGTTAAGATGTATGCGATGATTAGCAACACGCCAGAGAATCTAGACTATTACCTCAATAAAGGAATCATAAAAACAGATCGTTTAAATGTAAGATCTGTTAAGTTTTATGCAGATGGTGCTCTGGGAAGTCGTGGTGCAGCGATGAAAGAACCTTATTCTGATAGACACGATCATTATGGAGCGCTACTTAGCCCTATAGAAACCATTAAAGAAACCGCAGCTCGTATAGCAGCAACAGAGTATCAAATGAACACGCACGCCATAGGTGATAGTGCCAACTATGTGGTACTTAAAACTTATCAAGAATTATTAAAAGATAAAACAGACAGACGCTGGAGAATTGAGCATGCTCAAATCGTTGACTCTGCAGATTTCAATCTTTTTGACGAGCAAAATATTCTGCCATCTGTACAGCCTACACATGCGACCAGTGATATGTACTGGGCACAAGATCGAGTAGGAGCAGACCGAATTAAAGGTGCTTATGCTTATCAAACTCTTTTGAAACAATCGAAGAGAATCGCACTAGGAACAGATTATCCAGTAGAACAAGTAAATCCATTCTTGACATTTTATGCAGCCGTAGCTCGTCAAGATACGAGTGGTTATCCAGAAGGTGGCTTTTTACCAGAGCAAGCCTTGAGTAGAGAAGATGCCTTGAGAGGTATGACTATTTGGGCGGCTTATTTCAATTTTGAAGAAACAGAAAAAGGAAGTTTAGAGCCAGGAAAGGCTGCAGACTTTGTGATTCTTAATGATAACATTATGGAGATTCCAGTAACTCAATTACATCAGGCTACCGTAAAATCAACCTTCATAAATGGAGAACAGGTTTATGAGTCTAAGTAG
- a CDS encoding VOC family protein — protein sequence MKLTPFHLAIPVKEITTTRAFYRDTLGCEEGRSSDHWVDFNFFGHQLVIHISDNAPVNATNAVDGKAVPVPHFGVVLEWDVFHAFAKAVQEKGIEFIIEPYIRFEGLPGEQATMFFKDPSGNALEFKAFKDMSQVFAT from the coding sequence ATGAAACTCACACCTTTTCACCTCGCTATCCCAGTAAAAGAAATCACTACCACACGAGCATTTTATCGAGACACCTTAGGTTGTGAAGAAGGACGCAGTTCAGACCATTGGGTAGATTTTAATTTCTTCGGTCATCAACTAGTGATTCATATTTCTGATAATGCTCCTGTAAACGCAACAAATGCCGTAGATGGAAAAGCGGTGCCAGTTCCTCACTTTGGTGTGGTGCTAGAGTGGGATGTTTTTCACGCTTTCGCGAAAGCGGTACAAGAAAAAGGCATCGAGTTCATCATAGAACCGTACATAAGATTTGAAGGATTACCAGGCGAGCAGGCCACTATGTTCTTTAAAGATCCAAGCGGAAACGCCTTAGAATTCAAAGCCTTTAAGGATATGAGTCAGGTATTTGCTACTTAG
- a CDS encoding ClpP family protease translates to MSKTSKLQDKIDNVHIEQRKIFIWGMVNDQTAKHCVDRLLYLDSLNHEEITFVINSPGGYVTSGFSIYDTMQQIKSPVSTVCSGLAASMGSLLLSGGEKGRRFIQKHGRVMIHQPSGGARGTSADIEITAAEILKTKELSAHILADNCGQTFEKVMKDFNRDYWMGADEAVEYGIVDGIV, encoded by the coding sequence ATGAGCAAAACATCTAAACTTCAAGATAAGATAGATAATGTCCATATAGAACAACGTAAAATTTTTATATGGGGAATGGTTAATGATCAAACTGCAAAGCATTGTGTAGATAGATTATTATATCTAGATTCATTAAACCATGAAGAAATTACATTTGTCATCAATAGCCCAGGTGGTTATGTGACTTCAGGTTTCTCCATTTATGACACGATGCAGCAAATTAAAAGTCCAGTAAGCACTGTATGCTCTGGTCTTGCCGCATCTATGGGATCTCTTTTACTTTCAGGAGGAGAAAAAGGACGCCGTTTTATTCAAAAACACGGTCGTGTAATGATACACCAACCTAGTGGTGGAGCACGCGGAACCAGTGCAGATATAGAAATTACAGCGGCCGAAATTCTTAAAACTAAAGAACTAAGTGCTCACATTCTTGCAGACAATTGTGGTCAGACATTTGAAAAGGTAATGAAAGACTTTAATCGTGATTACTGGATGGGCGCAGATGAAGCCGTGGAATACGGAATCGTAGACGGAATCGTTTAA